The following proteins come from a genomic window of Scylla paramamosain isolate STU-SP2022 chromosome 46, ASM3559412v1, whole genome shotgun sequence:
- the LOC135094751 gene encoding uncharacterized protein LOC135094751, whose product MAAKEITLADVMSALKAQGEVQHAELQAVTSSVDRVFKEVMGLVKEECSRVKDEVLSEVFTKDQVKGEVEKAASELRRYVDEVVAAQAPPVLSQHKGTLFRSSGRASETEGGSDEGEEDNSCHGSLNSLSPLAKVIPSPLRSPVNVLSPPPSPLASVKSYPSAASSTSRRLKDGTRRRPQEFDGTVSWEAYKTQFELLASARQWSRPEMAMQLVWALKGPALEVLNQLPAAQRCSYSKVTATLERRYGYQHQTEVFRTRFRARLRGPGETLTRLAQDLEVLVRRAYPEASEEMITILLRDQFVDAIDNQQLRIYVQQAHPKDLQEALARGLEMESFLRTTRERPSGNYVPQRVKAKKGAVQKAYSSPSPPLGEFRGKCYSCGQQGHTKRYCPQGSSSGKAVNGRAGQYQYKPCCWNCGQGHKTAECALVSPRDSKEAGGNGKRLVEGVERQPESQRPQSA is encoded by the exons ATGGCGGCGAAAGAAATCACACTAGCGGATGTTATGAGTGCCCTGAAGGCGCAGGGAGAG GTACAGCATGCTGAGTTGCAAGCGGTGACGAGCAGTGTAGACCGTGTATTTAAGGAGGTTATGGGGCTCGTGAAGGAGGAGTGTTCACGGGTTAAAGACGAGGTGTTAAGTGAAGTGTTCACCAAGgatcaggtgaagggagaggtggaaaaagcGGCCAGTGAACTGAGGAGATATGTGGATGAGGTTGTGGCGGCACAGGCGCCTCCTGTACTCTCTCAGCATAAAGGCACGCTGTTCCGGTCAAGTGGGCGTGCTAGTGAGACTGAGGGGGGGAGtgacgaaggggaggaggataatagttgTCACGGAAGCCTAAACAGCCTTTCTCCATTGGCCAAGGTGATACCGTCTCCCCTACGCTCTCCTGTAAACGtcttatcacctccaccatccccgCTAGCCTCAGTAAAGTCGTACCCCTCTGCTGCCAGCTCCACGTCACGGAGGCTGAAGGACGGGACGAGGCGCCGGCCACAGGAGTTCGATGGAACAGTGTCTTGGGAAGCGTATAAGACACAGTTCGagctcttggccagtgcccgCCAGTGGAGTCGCCCTGAGATGGCCATGCAGCTGGTGTGGGCACTCAAAGGACCGGCATTAGAAGTCTTGAACCAGCTGCCAGCTGCCCAGCGGTGCTCGTATAGTaaagtgacggcgacactggagAGGAGGTACGGGTACCAGCACCAAACCGAGGTGTTCAGGACAAGGTTCCGGGCCAGGTTACGAGGCCCGGGGGAGACCCTGACACGCCTGGCGCAGGATTTGGAGGTGCTGGTGCGGCGTGCGTACCCGGAGGCCAGTGAGGAGATGATCACCATTCTCCTGCGGGATCAGTTCGTTGATGCCATCGATAACCAACAACTGAGGATATACGTCCAGCAGGCACACCCCAAGGACCTTCAGGAGGCCCTGGCGAGGGGCCTGGAGATGGAGTCATTTCTCCGGACGACGCGGGAGCGACCCAGCGGGAATTATGTCCCGCAgagagtgaaggcaaagaaaggggCCGTGCAGAAGGCCTACTCTAGCCCTTCACCGCCCCTAGGTGAGTTCAGGGGTAAGTGCTACTCTTGCGGGCAGCAGGGGCACACCAAGAGGTACTGCCCGCAGGGATCGAGTAGCGGAAAGGCTGTCAACGGCAGAGCAGGGCAGTACCAGTACAAACCCTGTTGTTGGAACTGCGGTCAGGGGCACAAGACGGCAGAGTGTGCCCTCGTCTCTCCCAGGGATAGCAAGGAGGCTGGGGGAAACGGAAAGAGGCTGGTGGAAGGGGTCGAGCGCCAGCCAGAGAGCCAGAGACCCCAGTCCGCCTAA